From the genome of Fimbriimonadaceae bacterium, one region includes:
- the mscL gene encoding large-conductance mechanosensitive channel protein MscL produces the protein MIKEFKEFAIKGNMMDLAIGVIIGGAFGAVVKSLVDDVIMPPIGALTGGIDFKDLAFTMKAAVGVEGDADFKPAVVLNYGSFINTAITFLIVAFACFMLVKGMNRLRREKEAEPEPEVVPEPSAEEKLLMEIRDLLKAKG, from the coding sequence ATGATTAAAGAGTTTAAAGAGTTTGCCATTAAGGGCAACATGATGGACCTCGCGATTGGTGTGATCATTGGTGGCGCTTTTGGGGCAGTCGTCAAATCCCTGGTCGACGATGTGATCATGCCCCCGATCGGTGCGCTGACGGGTGGGATTGACTTTAAGGACCTTGCCTTTACGATGAAGGCAGCGGTGGGGGTGGAGGGCGACGCCGACTTTAAGCCTGCTGTCGTGCTGAACTATGGGTCGTTTATCAACACGGCGATCACTTTCCTGATTGTGGCTTTTGCGTGCTTCATGCTGGTGAAGGGGATGAATCGGCTGCGTCGGGAGAAGGAGGCGGAACCGGAACCTGAGGTTGTGCCGGAGCCTTCAGCGGAAGAGAAGCTGCTGATGGAGATTCGGGATTTGCTGAAGGCGAAGGGTTAG